AGAGGAGGCGATGACAAGTTAAATATCTTCCTGACTGTCGCCGGAATAGAAGAATGCTCGTATTCCGAAGTCGGGTAAGGAGAGCCGTTGGGACCATGAACAACTGTACCATTATGATAATAATCTGAGTGTAAGACTTCCAAAACTAGAGAAACACAAATATGAACACGTTTAAGAGTTTCATCATGCATATTTAGAAGACTGATCTGTCAAATGTTGATTGACGTAATGTAAAGAACAAGGGAGGATATTTTGCTTTTTTACTTCTTATGTCCTTTTTGTTTATGATGCCAAAGATGATGGTGAAGAAGATCACTTTCCATGATCAAAACTGAAAATCACAATCAGCGTCACCATTTTCATACTTCAACGACCTTACTTATTATGACAATGAATGGCCGTGATGTTACATCAGATGAAGACAAGTTAACAATCAAATTTCCAGTAGATTCTTGATTAATTTATTCAATTTTCAACCCAATTTCCTATGTTTCATCTATTAATGATCCATAATTTTGCACCAACTACCATATTTATTATGCTAATGAATGGCCATAATTTTACATCAGACGCGACAAGTTAATAATCAAATTTCCAGGATATTCTCGAGTAATTTGTTCATTCTTCGACCTGATTTCCTATGTTTCATCAGTTCATGATCCAATAAATTCATTAAAGAGCTGCAACAAGAACGGGATTTTTTTCGCAATTAGGATGGGCCATATTCGCATCTGCTGCATTAAATCAATTATTCATACCACGAGAACCCCATCTAGAATACTTTTCAAATCAAGAATCACCTTAGAAGTAGTAATaacgaaaaagaaattaaactCACCAGTGCCCTTTTCAATCCAAGGAGAAATAAGGATGGCAGGAACTCTGACTCCCAATCTGTCAAAATTGAACAAAAATGGCTCAGGCCCCACGATCCCATCGGGGTTCGGAATTCCACGATTCGGCGTTGGAACATGATCATAGAATCCTCCATGTTCATCATATGTAATCACAAACAGAGTTTCATTCCACTGAGGACTGCCCCTAATTGTCTCGTACACCTCCTTCACAAACATCTGCCCCTGATACACATCATGTGATGGATGATCATCGTTAGCAGGCTCGATCTTTGAATCTGTGTATCGTTGCTCGATAACAACGTAGCCCGGTAATTTTCCATTTTTAGCATCCTTCTTGAACGTCAAGTCATAGGGATGAAACTTcgtaaaatatttgagttttcTCAAGTTTCTGTAAAAGAGAGTGGCTGGAATGTTTTGGAAGTATATTCCAAATGATATCCCGGCATCATAAAGATCCTCAAAAATGGTTCGTTGCGGGAAGCCTTTGGCGAGCTGTGCAGGCACGTTTGACGTGGCGCCATGGGAAGTGCCCGAATGAACGTATAGACGGTTTGGTTGGGTCGAAGCCGGAACGGAGGCAAACCACCTATCCACCACTGCAAATTCAGACACCAAAGACTCGTACACAGAAACCTGAGAGcagaattttaaaagttttgaaatttcatatttaatgtttctaaatattaaaaaaatcaacatTAAATTCATTCTCGTCCACCCTTTATCAATTGAACAAAAATATGCATTCCACTAAGATATTCAGTGTgaaagatatttttatacacaGAAGAGAATGGGACAAAAAACAACATAACAACAGGTCTACGACCATTAAGCTTAAAGAAATGGCAAATTAACGAAAAGTGACATCATGGTCTAATGCAGATCATTAAAAGCTGCAACTTTGGCCTAACTTTAAAGCTTTAACTAAATTATGGCAACAAAACAATAAATGCcgacatgaattttttttaaaaaaaatcatacaaaAACCAACCGCCTGTTCTCCAACAGGTGTATTTTCAAGGAAAGACAACAAATATAGAACCAAAAAAAATagacaaaaaaattaatgaaaagagTGACCTTTTCAGGACAAAATCCATTCATGACACTCTGTGGCATGTTAGGATCCATGGATAAAGCTTGCTGAGCAAACCCATTCATGGGAGGTGTGTTAACAGAAGTGccatttgatccaaaaatctgTTCTCTAATAGCTTGAAATGAGTGGCCCGGATCAGGGTCTACGAAATGGGATTTATTCCCAAAGAAAATCTTGGATGAATTTGGATCATTTGTGTTGAGAGGGTTGGTTTCAGAGCCATCAACGCCATTGATTTCAGGGTTGAGCTTCTTCATCCATCCGAGCATGTGGTCGAATGAGCGGTTCTCCATTACCAGTATCACCACCGTCTTTATCGGGCTGGCGGCGGAGGTACGATACGGGTGGGTGGCGGtgaggaggaggaggatgaTGAAGGTAGCGGCGGCTGTGGCGGTTTTCGCCATTGATGAAATCTTGATTTTGCAAGATAGATTCACTTTGAGGAAGAGGATACTTTATAGTTTGTATGGTTCACTGAACTCATGCTATTATGCTTTTCCTTTTACAAATTacaatttaaaacattttttaagcataaaaagaaaaattataatttttttccccAAATAAAAGAAATATCATATTTCTTGAAAAAGATTTGAATTTCCTTCTTTTTTTATACTTTTATAATCTGATCACAAAAACCTAATCTAAAATTACACGTGGCAAAGATATTTGGTCTTGTTTACTTCCACGTATCATGACATGTTTTGTCATTTAACCCAATTTGCATGCATTTATTTTAATCTTATCTCATTTTCATTTacgtttgtatttttttttagtttggAGAGATTCAATTGttgattattgaattttatgttaTAAACGATTTTTAttctaataatattttacattttatttattcatatatttattttatctgtatATTAATGTAAGATACATAGATAAAgactttaaatatattataatacaaCAAATATGAGGTCGTACGTATGATAGTGATCATGAAACACATCTAAGTTATTGTATATTTTAAGCACGTTTTTAGTCAATTCAACCGCCCAAAAGAAGAATAAAACTCGTTCGAGCACGGAATTAACATAAGTGATGTTATGTAACACATTTCATTGGTAGGGATATAGAGATATTCAAACATACAAATGgggatgctcatatgatgagttcATTGAACAACCTCCACCAGCCTTtacaagtggttatcatttatcgattgtataagtccgtggttatggttgtacaccattaatctttacgacccgagacaacac
This window of the Primulina tabacum isolate GXHZ01 chromosome 4, ASM2559414v2, whole genome shotgun sequence genome carries:
- the LOC142543060 gene encoding non-specific phospholipase C2-like translates to MAKTATAAATFIILLLLTATHPYRTSAASPIKTVVILVMENRSFDHMLGWMKKLNPEINGVDGSETNPLNTNDPNSSKIFFGNKSHFVDPDPGHSFQAIREQIFGSNGTSVNTPPMNGFAQQALSMDPNMPQSVMNGFCPEKVSVYESLVSEFAVVDRWFASVPASTQPNRLYVHSGTSHGATSNVPAQLAKGFPQRTIFEDLYDAGISFGIYFQNIPATLFYRNLRKLKYFTKFHPYDLTFKKDAKNGKLPGYVVIEQRYTDSKIEPANDDHPSHDVYQGQMFVKEVYETIRGSPQWNETLFVITYDEHGGFYDHVPTPNRGIPNPDGIVGPEPFLFNFDRLGVRVPAILISPWIEKGTVVHGPNGSPYPTSEYEHSSIPATVRKIFNLSSPPLTKREKWAGTFEGILNKRSTPRTDCAEKLPIPVKIRQGDANEDAKVSEFQQELIQLAAVLRGDDILTSNLGNFGKEMTVREAKKYMEDSVQSFFEAGFAAAMMGVDDEQIVKMRPSLSTRLSKP